From the Danio aesculapii chromosome 9, fDanAes4.1, whole genome shotgun sequence genome, one window contains:
- the ranbp2 gene encoding E3 SUMO-protein ligase RanBP2 isoform X5, with protein MEQAVDLQQWLKLLFPRLPLETSKLDTSAPESLCLLDLEVFVSGVVFTCEAQLQECERKSSAPRCLPLPLMKLLSTVRQREWWDAVYSLIHKRAQPGSSAKLRMLVQHGLGTLRGAEKHGLQPALLVHWARHLAAAGERTNSYYEQRDYAGRSVHYWRLLLPLLEKIRKKRSIPEPLEPLFPHFRSRDIQAAAVCALQLEVSLSTAALLDIEGSTEEAIAQLEQINTVGSYWQLAKIYQRLVEEAGNGLEETQGRCNNFLLQFQKYLNMISHASAEDMDKLPVCMEEVLDLLKEVSQQLEEDGGEQHQVEFPRTSSPGRPAEAQHTLSTPSPAKSSASPARRPTFSPKTPPHWAEDQKSLLQMLCQQVEALKNEVHDLRQNPADSTGSSYRMYPENTEGFPAAQTFHGVPLTVSTTGPSGYYSQSPAYNSQYLLRPAANVTPTKGPVYGMNRLPPQQHMYSYQQQTHTPPLQSTPACMYPQEQVFGAPIRFESPATSLLSPYSEEYYTHSVPQPAVNPTLPEPGYFTKPNAAASVQPSRSSESKAETRTSLGPQFTPEVSKVPHFGGVIVAPSTSTTTTSTAFKFNSNFKSNDGDFTFSSSQRKNSESLLGLLTSDIPPKTDGPSEPKQSHEQAGVFTFGSKNAAGFSFTDGSQSKMNIFGSTDPFSFTSGAKPVLGAAEEKSGDSDNDSTHVEEDEDGPHFEPIVPLPDKVDVKTGEEEEEEMFCKRAKLFRFDAETKEWKERGIGSIKILKHKTSGKVRLLMRREQVLKICANHYITADMALKPNAGSDKSWVWYAMDYADEMPKTEQLAIRFKTADDAALFKVKFEEAQKFISAQGPLLEKSSESPKPPVASKESDIKIRFSKKEGEWDCKTCCVRNAPASAVCVACGGPAPSAKGKPAAQIKSSALPKPPVASKESDLKIRFSKKEGEWDCETCCVRNAPSSAACVACGGPAPSAKGKPAEQIKSSVSLPPPAKVFSFGLPGDSAKNTSCTDGSTKGSTFGSQIPASFNFGSSNAAVTPVASQTDKKSVPTDDPQNTKVSPTPAFSLTPGFGSQFAKKDGQWDCDSCLVRNDASATECVSCSTPKTGLAAMFGKKAGQWDCDTCLVRNDGTSSHCVSCQTANPNMKSKTSSAPSSSSFSFSFGNSSGQPAGTGFKSSFTAGPAFQFGTSTEKSSSEGFKFESSSTPADKTSSSSNFSFSMPAPGEGFKFGITEPQTKAPDTQPQTSSASDLLKNIAELHKEKEKEAIQSSSDDSGDTSAHDDNPLISGKTDTFSFADLAKSSQEGFQFGQQDPSFRGFAGAGQQLFTSVSKQDTSADQEDDMYRTEENDDIQFEPVVQMPDKVDLVTGEEDEKILYSQRVKLFRFDPETSQWKERGVGNLKLLKNNQNGKLRVLMRREQVLKVCANHWITTTMNLKPLAGSDRAWMWLASDFSDGDASLEQLAAKFKTLELAEEFKQKFEECQRLLLDIPLQTPHKLVNTGRTAHLIQKAEEMKSGLKDLKSFLTPQSKEEESGVTADSTSSVIVKLDSETSTALEWDNYDLREGVLKSCTKSSASDASVQLDTVAKSLFRFGESSTGFSFSFQPILSPSKSPSKLNQSQASVGTDDEQDTSQEEERDGQYFEPVVPMPDLVEVSTGEEDEQVLFSHRAKLYRYDKTLSQWKERGIGDLKILQHYETKRVRLVMRRDQVLKLCANHWIDSSMKLEPMKGAEKAWIWSAFDFSEGQGKVEQLAVRFKLQDTASTFRDVFEEAKTALDRDTLLNPRSTREASFSQESICGPAAVAVLEETTKEPSGLPEHSSPKPERTPTAEFTTPVSKTVVSPPKFVFGSDSVQKIFGSPKENSAVSPVQTADEDSGESRLKTSAVTSSQTGTPFSLPTRTCPPPKQKSVQDLCDDDDLEVIFECQPTREQADLAASLLLPNTFFCYKNRPGYTSEEEEDDEDFESAVRSLQGQLYEDDHECVMVWEKRASAGEEQRARRLLLPPTFLCGVSSDSDLEPERAEDSSTHTQVDTQTHTQTQQVMLEPSHDASVASRSTVELQKTDRSSPIDLSTKKSSETSFSADTAHLIPADPSGTVLTTTDPRSSAEPSGTALTPADPSSTTEPSGIFFGSASASAFSFADLAKTSGDFAFGKIDENFSWSNAGAAVFGAPSRTETRRDDEDEDGDDDEAPHSDEIHFEPIVSLPEVEVRSGEEDEEILFKERCRLYRWDRELQQWKERGVGELKILFHPQKKSYRLLMRREQVLKVCANHTISSGITLTHMNSSANALVWTATDYAEGDGKVEQLAVKFKSADLAASFRRVFEDCQRCVSQADSAQVSLAETLSRDSNPRVFFDVCVDGADAGRIVMELFAHIVPKTAENFRALCTGEKGFGYRGSIFHRIIPDFMCQGGDITHQDGTGGRSIYGKAFEDESFEVRHTGPGLLSMANRGRDSNSSQFFLTLRKAEHLDFKHVAFGFVTDGMQVLRRLAEMGTKEGKPTHTITIHHCGQL; from the exons ATGGAGCAGGCTGTGGACCTGCAGCAGTGGCTGAAGCTGCTGTTTCCGCGCCTGCCTCTGGAGACCTCCAAACTGGACACCAGCGCCCCCGAGTCCCTCTGCCTGCTGGACCTGGAG gtgtttgTGAGCGGTGTGGTGTTCACCTGTGAGGCGCAGCTGCAGGAGTGTGAGAGGAAGTCGTCCGCGCCCCGCTGTCTGCCGCTGCCGCTGATGAAGCTGCTGTCCACCGTCAGGCAGAGGGAGTGGTGGGACGCCGTATACAGCCTCATCCACAAGAGGGCGCA GCCGGGCTCCTCCGCTAAGCTGCGGATGCTAGTTCAGCATGGACTTGGAACACTGCGTGGTGCAGAGAAGCATGGGCTCCAGCCGGCACTGCTCGTCCACTGGGCTCGGCATCTGGCTGCAGCG GGCGAGCGCACTAACTCCTACTATGAGCAGAGGGATTATGCAGGCCGCAGTGTGCACTACTGGAGGCTGCTGCTCCCCCTGCTGGAGAAGATCCGCAAAAAGCGCAGCATCCCGGAGCCTCTGGAGCCGCTGTTCCCGCACTTCAGGAGCAGAGacatacag GCTGCTGCGGTGTGTGCGCTGCAGCTGGAGGTCAGTCTCAGCACTGCCGCTCTGCTGGACATTGAGGGCAGCACAGAGGAGGCCATCGCTCAGCTGGAGCAGATCAACACTGTGGGCTCCTACTGGCAGCTGGCCAAG ATCTACCAGCGGCTGGTGGAGGAAGCAGGAAACGGCCTGGAGGAAACACAGGGCCGCTGCAACAACTTCCTGCTGCAGTTCCAGAAATACCTGAATATGATTTCCCATGCCAGCGCAGAGGACATGGACAAg CTGCCGGTGTGTATGGAGGAGGTGCTGGATCTGCTGAAGGAGGTGTCTCAGCAGCTAGAGGAGGATGGAGGAGAGCAGCACCAGGTGGAGTTCCCCCGCACCTCCAGCCCCGGCCGGCCCGCTGAAGCCCAGCACACGCTCAGCACTCCCTCCCCAGCCAAAAGCTCCGCATCGCCTGCCAGGAGACCCACC TTCTCCCCCAAGACGCCTCCGCACTGGGCCGAGGACCAGAAGTCTCTGCTGCAGATGCTGTGCCAGCAGGTGGAGGCCCTAAAG AATGAGGTTCATGACCTTCGGCAGAACCCCGCTGACAGCACCGGCTCCTCATACCGCATGTATCCAGAGAACACTGAGGGCTTTCCTGCGGCGCAGACCTTCCATGGCGTTCCTCTAACCG TCTCTACTACAGGTCCATCTGGGTACTATAGCCAGTCTCCAGCGTATAACTCTCAGTATCTTCTTCGCCCGGCTGCAAACGTCACTCCCACAAAG GGCCCGGTGTATGGGATGAACCGTCTTCCTCCACAGCAGCACATGTACAGCTACCAGCAGCAAACACACACTCCGCCGCTGCAGTCCACACCGGCCTGCATGTACCCTCAAGAGCAGGTGTTCGGTGCGCCCATCCGCTTTGAGTCTCCAGCCACGTCTCTACTGTCCCCGTACAGCGAGGAGTATTACACTCACAGCGTTCCCCAGCCTGCCGTCAATCCTACTTTACCTGAGCCAGGATATTTCACCAAGCCCAACGCTGCGGCGTCTGTGCAGCCGTCTAGGAGCAGCGAGAGCAAGGCGGAGACTCGGACCAGCCTCGGGCCGCAGTTCACTCCCGAAGTCTCCAAGGTTCCACACTTTGGGGGCGTCATTGTGGCTCCATCAACATCGACCACTACAACCTCGACTGCGTTCAAGTTCAACTCCAATTTCAAGTCCAATGATGGTGACTTCACATTCTCCTCCTCCCAGAGGAAGAACAGCGAGAGCTTACTGGGCCTGCTGACCTCAGATATTCCTCCCAAAACAGACGGGCCATCAGAGCCAAAGCAGAGCCATGAGCAGGCCGGAGTCTTCACTTTTGGGAGCAAAAACGCCGCAGGATTTTCATTCACAGATGGTTCTCAGagcaaaatgaatatttttggtaGCACTGACCCATTTAGCTTCACTAGTGGAGCCAAACCAGTACTGGGTGCTGCTGAGGAGAAAAGTGGAGACAGTGATAACGACAGCACACATGTGGAGGAGGACGAGGACGGCCCTCACTTCGAGCCCATTGTGCCTCTGCCTGACAAGGTGGATGTGAAAACCGGcgaagaggaggaagaggagatgTTCTGCAAGAGAGCAAAGCTGTTCCGGTTCGACGCAGAGACTAAAGAGTGGAAGGAGAGAGGAATCGGCAGCATCAAGATCCTGAAGCACAAAACATCTGGGAAAGTTCGCCTGCTGATGAGGAGAGAGCAGGTCCTCAAAATCTGTGCTAATCACTATATCACTGCAGACATGGCCCTAAAACCCAATGCTGGGTCTGACAAGTCCTGGGTGTGGTACGCCATGGATTACGCGGATGAAATGCCAAAGACTGAGCAGTTGGCCATTCGCTTTAAAACAGCAGATGATGCAGCACTGTTTAAAGTTAAATTTGAGGAGGCTCAGAAATTTATTTCTGCACAAGGCCCACTGCTGGAAAAGTCGAGCGAATCGCCGAAGCCTCCGGTTGCATCTAAAGAGTCAGATATTAAGATCCGGTTTTCCAAAAAGGAGGGTGAATGGGACTGCAAGACATGCTGTGTCCGGAATGCTCCTGCATCTGCAGTGTGTGTGGCCTGTGGTGGGCCGGCACCTTCAGCTAAAGGCAAACCTGCGGCGCAAATCAAGAGCTCAGCGTTGCCGAAGCCTCCGGTTGCATCTAAAGAGTCAGACCTTAAGATCAGGTTTTCCAAGAAGGAGGGTGAATGGGACTGCGAGACGTGCTGTGTCCGGAACGCTCCTTCATCTGCAGCGTGTGTGGCCTGCGGCGGCCCGGCACCTTCAGCTAAAGGCAAACCTGCAGAGCAAATCAAGAGCTCAGTGTCGCTGCCTCCCCCTGCCAAAGTCTTCTCTTTTGGACTTCCTGGAGATTCTGCCAAGAACACCTCCTGCACAGATGGAAGCACAAAAGGCTCAACATTTGGGTCTCAAATACCAGCTTCTTTTAATTTTGGGTCAAGTAATGCCGCAGTGACCCCAGTTGCCTCTCAGACTGATAAGAAGAGCGTACCTACAGATGATCCGCAAAACACCAAAGTCTCCCCGACACCAGCATTCTCTTTGACCCCTGGGTTTGGTTCTCAGTTTGCCAAGAAAGATGGTCAATGGGACTGTGACTCCTGCTTGGTGAGGAACGATGCGTCCGCCACTGAATGTGTTTCTTGCAGTACACCAAAGACTGGGTTAGCGGCCATGTTTGGGAAGAAAGCTGGGCAGTGGGACTGTGATACCTGCCTGGTGAGAAACGACGGAACATCTAGTCACTGTGTTTCATGTCAGACTGCAAACCCCAACATGAAGAGCAAGACCTCATCAGCACCGTCCAGCTCCTCTTTCAGCTTCAGTTTTGGCAATTCTAGCGGCCAGCCTGCCGGCACCGGCTTTAAGAGCAGCTTCACTGCAGGCCCTGCATTTCAGTTTGGCACGAGTACAGAGAAATCCTCTTCAGAGGGCTTTAAGTTTGAGTCCTCCTCCACTCCAGCTGATAAAACATCAAGTAGCTCTAATTTCTCATTCTCAATGCCAGCGCCTGGTGAAGGATTTAAGTTTGGAATTACTGAACCTCAGACGAAAGCGCCCGACACACAGCCACAAACTAGCTCCGCATCTGACCTCCTCAAAAATATTGCAGAACTTCACAAAGAGAAGGAGAAAGAAGCCATCCAGAGTTCCTCAGATGATTCAGGAGACACCAGCGCTCATGACGATAATCCTCTCATTAGCGGAAAGACTGATACCTTCAGCTTTGCAGACCTGGCCAAGTCCTCTCAGGAAGGTTTTCAGTTCGGCCAGCAGGATCCCTCTTTCAGAGGCTTCGCAGGGGCTGGCCAGCAGCTCTTCACAAGTGTTTCAAAACAAGACACCTCTGCCGATCAAGAGGACGACATGTACAGAACAGAGGAGAATGACGATATTCAGTTTGAACCCGTCGTTCAGATGCCGGATAAGGTTGATCTGGTCACAGGGGAAGAAGACGAGAAAATCCTGTATTCGCAGCGGGTCAAACTCTTCAGATTTGATCCAGAGACGAGCCAGTGGAAAGAGAGAGGAGTTGGCAACCTTAAACTGCTGAAAAACAACCAGAATGGGAAACTGCGAGTGCTCATGCGGAGAGAGCAGGTTCTGAAGGTGTGCGCCAACCACTGGATCACCACCACTATGAACCTGAAGCCTCTCGCAGGATCCGATCGGGCCTGGATGTGGTTGGCCAGCGATTTTTCAGATGGAGATGCAAGTTTAGAGCAACTTGCTGCAAAGTTCAAAACGCTGGAGCTTGCAGAAGAGTTCAAGCAGAAGTTTGAGGAGTGTCAGCGGCTACTTTTGGATATTCCTTTACAGACGCCTCACAAGCTGGTCAACACTGGCAGGACGGCTCACCTTATACAGAAAGCTGAAGAAATGAAATCTGGTCTCAAGGACCTCAAATCATTCTTGACTCCCCAGAGCAAGGAGGAAGAGAGTGGTGTTACGGCGGACAGCACATCTTCAGTCATCGTCAAGCTGGACTCGGAGACCAGCACTGCATTAGAATGGGATAATTATGACCTGCGGGAGGGCGTGCTGAAGAGCTGCACTAAATCCTCAGCAAGTGATGCTTCTGTGCAGCTGGACACAGTCGCTAAGAGTTTATTCCGCTTTGGCGAATCGTCCACAGGCTTCAGTTTCAGCTTTCAGCCTATTCTCAGCCCCTCCAAGTCTCCGTCTAAATTGAACCAGAGCCAGGCATCAGTGGGCACAGATGATGAGCAGGACACCTCTCAGGAGGAGGAGCGGGATGGACAGTACTTCGAGCCGGTGGTGCCCATGCCTGACCTGGTTGAGGTCTCAACCGGAGAGGAGGATGAGCAGGTGCTGTTTAGTCACCGTGCCAAATTATACCGCTACGACAAAACACTCAGTCAGTGGAAGGAGAGAGGCATAGGAGACCTTAAAATACTTCAACATTACGAAACAAAGCGCGTCAGGCTTGTGATGAGACGAGACCAGGTGCTCAAACTGTGTGCAAATCACTGGATTGACTCGAGTATGAAGCTGGAGCCCATGAAGGGTGCGGAGAAGGCCTGGATCTGGAGTGCCTTTGACTTTTCTGAAGGGCAGGGCAAAGTGGAGCAGCTGGCGGTGCGCTTCAAACTGCAGGACACTGCCAGCACTTTCAGAGACGTCTTTGAAGAGGCCAAGACTGCACTGGACAGAGACACTCTGCTGAACCCGAGATCTACCAGAGAAGCGTCCTTCAGCCAAGAGTCGATCTGCGGCCCAGCGGCGGTGGCTGTGCTGGAGGAGACCACTAAAGAGCCCTCTGGACTTCCAGAGCATAGCAGTCCCAAACCTGAGCGGACGCCCACAGCAGAGTTTACCACTCCGGTCAGCAAGACTGTGGTCTCTCCACCCAAGTTTGTGTTTGGCTCAGACTCTGTGCAGAAGATCTTCGGCAGCCCGAAAGAGAATTCTGCGGTTTCTCCTGTCCAGACCGCAGATGAGGACAGTGGAGAATCCAGACTGAAGACCTCTGCGGTGACCTCCAGCCAGACTGGCACTCCATTCAGCTTACCAACCAGAA cctgTCCTCCGCCAAAGCAGAAGAGCGTGCAGGActtgtgtgatgatgatgatctaGAGGTGATCTTCGAGTGCCAGCCAACGAGAGAGCAGGCTGATCTGGCCGCCTCACTTCTGCTGCCAAACACCTTCTTCTGCTATAAGAACCGGCCCGGATACACGagcgaggaggaggaggatg ATGAAGATTTCGAGAGCGCTGTGAGGAGTCTTCAGGGACAGCTGTATGAAGATGATCACG AGTGTGTGATGGTGTGGGAGAAGCGTGCGTCTGCAGGTGAGGAGCAGAGGGCCAGGCGTCTCCTCCTTCCTCCTACATTCCTGTGCGGCGTCAGCAGCGACTCAGACCTGGAGCCGGAGCGAGCAGAggacagcagcacacacacacaggtggacacacagacacacacacaaacgcag caGGTCATGCTGGAGCCGTCCCATGATGCATCAGTGGCCAGCAGGAGCACCGTGGAGCTCCAGAAGACTGACCGCAGCTCTCCAATTGACCTGTCCACTAAGAAGAGCAGCGAGACCAGCTTCAGTGCAGACACTGCACATCTGATCCCTGCTGATCCCTCAG GTACAGTGCTGACCACCACTGACCCCCGCTCCTCAGCTGAGCCCTCAGGTACAGCATTGACCCCCGCTGACCCCAGTTCCACCACTGAGCCCTCAG GTATCTTCTTCGGATCTGCGTCTGCAAGCGCATTCTCATTCGCAGATCTGGCCAAGACCTCAGGAGACTTCGCCTTCGGGAAGATAG ATGAGAACTTCAGCTGGTCAAACGCGGGCGCAGCAGTGTTTGGAGCTCCGTCACGCACTGAAACACGCagagatgatgaagatgaggatggtgatgatgatgaagctcCGCACAGTGACGAGATCCACTTTGAGCCCATCGTTTCTCTGCCAGAG GTGGAGGTGCGCTCAGGCGAGGAGGACGAGGAGATCCTGTTTAAGGAGCGGTGCCGACTGTACCGCTGGGACCGCGAGCTGCAGCAGTGGAAGGAGCGCGGCGTGGGCGAGCTGAAGATCCTGTTCCACCCACAGAAGAAGAGCTACAGGCTGCTGATGAGGAGAGAGCAGGTGCTGAAGGTGTGCGCCAACCATACCATCAGCAGCGGCATCACCCTCACACACATGAACTCCAGCGCCAACGCTCTCGTCTGGACCGCCACCGACTAcgctg AGGGTGATGGGAAGGTGGAGCAGCTGGCAGTGAAGTTTAAGTCTGCAGATCTGGCGGCGAGCTTCCGGCGTGTGTTTGAGGACTGTCAGCGGTGTGTGTCGCAGGCGGACAGTGCGCAGGTGTCGCTAGCAGAGACGCTATCGCGAGACTCGAACCCGCGCGTGTTCTTCGATGTGTGTGTGGACGGAGCGGACGCCGGCAGGATCGTCATGGAGCTGTTCGCACACATCGTGCCCAAGACAGCAGAGAACTTCCGCGCGCTGTGCACCGGGGAGAAGGGCTTCGGCTACAGGGGGTCCATATTCCACAGGATCATCCCCGACTTCATGTGTCAG GGTGGGGACATCACGCATCAGGACGGCACCGGCGGGCGCTCTATCTATGGCAAGGCGTTCGAGGACGAGAGCTTTGAGGTGCGGCACACGGGTCCAGGGCTGCTCTCCATGGCCAATCGCGGCAGAGACTCCAACAGCTCGCAGTTCTTCCTCACGCTGCGCAAGGCGGAGCACCTGGACTTCAAACACGTCGCCTTCGGCTTCGTCACCGACGGCATGCAGGTGCTCAGGAGACTGGCAGAGATGGGCACCAAGGAGGGCAAACCCACACACACCATCACCATACACCACTGCGGACAgctctga